From a region of the Salvelinus alpinus chromosome 2, SLU_Salpinus.1, whole genome shotgun sequence genome:
- the LOC139565514 gene encoding myb/SANT-like DNA-binding domain-containing protein 4 isoform X2 produces the protein MATRAAYFSPSEAQILMEAYEEVKDIIKKKGNTATVIKQREKAWQSIADRLNALNMNGPKRTWQQVKIKYKNILQNAVKKNTHRQGTGGGSPKADLTPAEDMALELNKGRPVLEGIPGGKETSIGSSQDATRFIQVSGSTVFLLEPPAQAPDDADPGEGPSAAATAHDGDDDEEETISLDSRRHEDPDAIQWENQPGNISSQAIRKLYGNHLRRQIELADIDIQYKKKKMENLALESEIKKRTIRKLDLEIKKT, from the exons atggcaactagagccgcgtacttttcaccgtcggaagcacaaatcctcatggaggcatacgaggaggtaaaagatataattaagaagaaaggcaacaccgccacagtgataaagcaaagagaaaaagcgtggcaaagtattgcagaccgcctgaatgc attaaacatgaacgggccaaaacggacatggcagcaggtcaaaatcaaatacaagaacattctgcagaatg cagtgaaaaagaatacccacagacaaggcacgggtggtgggtcaccaaaggctgaccttaccccagcagaggacatggccttggagctaaataaaggcaggcccgtcttagaggggatccctggggggaaagagacgagcataggttcctcccaagatgccacccgcttcattcaag tgtctggcagcactgtgttcctgttagagccaccagcacaagcaccagacgatgctgatcca ggtgaaggccccagtgcagcagcaacagcacatgatggagacgatgatgaggaggagaccatctctctggattccagaaggcatgag gacccagatgctatacagtgggaaaaccagcctggcaacata agctcacaagctatcagaaagttgtatggcaaccacctccggcgccaaatagaactggcagacatagacattcagtacaagaagaaaaagatggaaaatcttgcactggagtccgaaataaaaaagaggacaattaggaaactggaccttgaaataaaaaaaacttga
- the LOC139565514 gene encoding putative nuclease HARBI1 isoform X1, whose product MKAQNCVFLSALTMACPFVRDVVDEEALVLRRAFRRERVFRDRLDPLAFPDDHLYERYRFSADGIRYLCRLLGPRIKHRTARSHALSVEQMVCVALRFFASGAFLYSVGDAEQLNKATICRTIRSVCLAIKALADVFISFPGHRRLCDIKEEFYRIAGFPNVIGAVDCTHIRIKAPSGAHEADFVNRKSFHSINVQMVCNADCVISNVVAKWPGSVHDSRIFRASEIYQCLSQGEFSGVLLGDSGYGCQPFLLTPFTDPQEAQQAYNHAHARTRARVEMTFGLLKARFHCLHKLRVSPVRACDITVACAVLHNVACLRKERAPRVPPAMDWDNPAIFPDDDSGRLLRDQYVLNYFS is encoded by the exons atgaaggcccaaaattgtgtgttcctttctgctctgacaatggcatgcccattcgtgcgagatgtggtggatgaagaagcacttgtgctgaggagagccttcaggcgagaaagggtcttcagggaccggttggacccactggccttccctgatgaccatctatatgaaagatacaggttttctgcagatggcatcaggtatctatgcagactactgggtcccaggattaagcaccgcactgcacggagccatgcactgagtgtggagcaaatggtttgtgtggccttgcgcttttttgctagtggagccttcctgtactcagtgggggatgcagaacagctgaacaaggccacaatttgccgcacaataaggagtgtgtgtctggctatcaaagcattagcagatgtcttcatctccttccctggccacagaagactctgtgacatcaaagaggagttctataggattgcag gtttccccaatgtcattggtgcagtggactgcacacacataaggataaaagccccctcaggtgcccatgaggccgattttgtgaataggaaatcctttcacagcattaatgttcag atggtctgcaatgctgactgtgtgatcagcaatgttgtggcaaaatggcctggctcagtccatgactccagaatctttcgggcctctgaaatctatcagtgcctatcacaag gtgaattctctggtgtgttgctgggagacagtgggtatggctgccagccttttctcctgacacctttcacagacccccaggaagcacagcaggcctacaaccatgcccatgccaggaccagggccagagttgaaatgacctttggcctcctgaaggcacgctttcactgccttcacaaattaagggtcagccctgttagggcatgtgatattactgtggcttgtgctgtcctccacaatgtggcctgcctgaggaaggagagggcccccagagtgccaccagccatggactgggacaatccggcaatcttccctgatgacgacagtggtcggctgctgagggaccaatatgtgttgaattattttagttag